Genomic DNA from Actinomycetes bacterium:
CCCGCAGCGCAGGCAGCGGTCCAGCCCGCCGTCCGGGGCCGGCAGCCACACCAGGTCGGCCACCGGGGAGTCGGTCGGCCGGTAGGTCACGTGACCCTGCCGCCCGCACACCCGCGGCTCGGGGCTCGGGCGCTCACCTCTTGCGTGCCGCACCGCGCTCCTTCTTCGCCGTGGCCGCCGCCTGGAGCAGCTCCTGCGCGTGCACCCGGCCGGACTCCGAGCCCTCCAGGCCGGCCAGCATCCGGGTGAGCTCGGCCGCCCGGCCGGCGTCGTCCAGGGCCACCACGCCGGACCGCACGACCGCACCGTCGGAGGACTTCTCGACCACGAGGTGCCGATCGGCGAAGGCGGCCACCTGCGGCAGGTGGGTAACCACGAGCACCTGGGCGGTGCGGGCCAGCCGGGCCAGCCGCCGGCCCACCTCGACCGCCGCCTTGCCGCCCACTCCCGCGTCGACCTCGTCGAAAACGAAGGTGGGCACCGGGTCGGCGCCGGCGAAGACGACCTCGACGGCCAGCATCACCCGGGACAGCTCGCCGCCGGAGGCGCCGCGGGCCAGCGGCCGGGCCGGCGCCCCGGGGTGCGGCTGCAGCAGCAGCTCGACCTCGTCGTAGCCGTGGGGGCCGGGCCGGTCGGCGGCGGTCACGGCGACCGACACGACGGCGTGCGGCATCGCCAGGTCGACCAGCTCGGCGGTGACCGCTGCGCCGAGGCGCTCTCCTGCGGCGGTGCGGGCCGCGGTGATCCGGCCGCCGAGCCGCTCCACGTCGCCGGTCAGCTGGTCGGTCTCGGCCTGCAGGGCGCCGATCCGGTCGCCGGTGCCGTCCAGCTCGAGCAGCCGCTGCGAGGCGTCGGCCGACCAGGCCAGCACGTCGTCGACGGTGCCACCGAACCGTCGGGTCAGCGAGCCCAGGGCCGCCCGGCGGTCTTCGACGGCGGCCAGCCGGGCCGGGTCGGCCTCGACGGACGCCGTGTACGAGGCCAGGTCGGCCGCCACGTCGGCGACGAGCGCGGCGACCTCGCCCAGCCGCTCGGCCAGCGGGGCCAGCGCGGGGTCGAAGTCGACCGCCTGCTCCAGGGCCCGCCGGGCGCCCACGACCAGCCCGAGCGCGTCCGGGTCCTCGGCCGTCTCGGTGCCGACGAGCGCGGCATGCGCAGCCTCCCCGGCCAGCCGCAGCGCGTCGGCATGGGCCAGCCGCTCGGCCTCGACCGACAGCTCGGCGTCCTCGCCGGACTGCGGCCCGAGCGCCTCGATGGTCTCCAGCCCGTCGCGCAGCAGCCCGGACTCCTGCTCCCGCTCCCGCCGCCGGGCGGTCAGCTCGTCGAGCTCGCGCCGGACGGCGGCCAGCCGCTCGTACGCCGTCCGGTAGGCGGCCAGCGGCACGCCCACGGCGTCGCCGGCGTACCGGTCGACCGCAAGTCGCTGCCGGGTCGGCTGAAGCAGCCGCTGCTGGTCGGACTGGCCGTGCACCGCGACGAGGTCCTCGGCCAGCTCGGTGAGCACCCCGACCGGCGCGGACCGGCCGCCGACCCAGGCCTTGGACCGCCCCTCGGGGGACACCGACCGGGCCAGGATGAGCGAGCCGTCGTCGTCTAGCTGGGCGCCGGCCTCGGCCGCGCGCCGGCCGGCCGGTGAGTCCGCGGCCACCCGGACCCGGCCCTCGACCAGCGCCTGGCCGGCCGCCGTCCGCACCGCGCCGGAGTCGGCCCGGGCCCCCAGCAGCAGGCCCAGCCCGGTCACCACCATGGTCTTGCCGGCGCCGGTCTCACCGGTGACGACGGTCAGCCCCGGCGCCAGCTCGAGGACGGCGTCGTCGATGACCCCGAGGCCCCGGATCCGCAGCTCCTCGATCACGGCCGGGAGCGCCGTCCGCGCCAGCCCTCCACGGGCAGGTCGAACTTGCGGACCAACCGGTCGGTGAACGGCAGCTGGTGCAGCCGGGCCAGCTTGAGCGGCAGTGCACCGCGGCGCACCTCGAGCCGGTCCCCCACCGACAGCTCGACCATCCGCCGCCCGTCGCACCACAGCACGGCCTCGTTGCCCTGGCTGGCGCCCAGCTCGACGGCGAGCACGGACGTCGGCGCCACCACGATGGCCTTGCTGAACAGGGCGTGCGCGCTCAGCGGGACCAGCAGCAGCGCCTCGACCTGCGGCCACACCACCGGGCCGCCGGCCGAGAACGCGTAGGCGGTCGAGCCGGTCGGGGTGGCGCACACGACGCCGTCGCAGCCCCAGCGGGACAGCGGCCGGCCGTCGACCTCGACGACCACCTCGATCATGCGCTCGCGGGAGATCTTCTCCACGCTGGCGTCGTTGACCGCCCAGTTGGACGCGATCTCCACGCCGTCGCGCAGCACGATGGCATCGAGCGTCATCCGCTCCTCCACCGTGTACTCGCGGGCCACCAGCCGGTCGACGACGGCGGTGAGGTCCTCCTCCTCGGCCTCGGCGAGGAACCCCACGTGCCCCAGGTTTACCCCCAGCAGCGCCGCGCCAGAGCCACGGGCCAGCTCGGCGCCCCGCAGCAGGGTGCCGTCGCCGCCGAGGACCACGACGAGCTCGCAGCCCTCCGCGGCGCCTGGTCCGGCCGGCACCACGGTCGCACCGTCGAGCGGCAGGTCGCGGGCGTCGGTGCTGGGCAGCC
This window encodes:
- the recN gene encoding DNA repair protein RecN — encoded protein: MIEELRIRGLGVIDDAVLELAPGLTVVTGETGAGKTMVVTGLGLLLGARADSGAVRTAAGQALVEGRVRVAADSPAGRRAAEAGAQLDDDGSLILARSVSPEGRSKAWVGGRSAPVGVLTELAEDLVAVHGQSDQQRLLQPTRQRLAVDRYAGDAVGVPLAAYRTAYERLAAVRRELDELTARRREREQESGLLRDGLETIEALGPQSGEDAELSVEAERLAHADALRLAGEAAHAALVGTETAEDPDALGLVVGARRALEQAVDFDPALAPLAERLGEVAALVADVAADLASYTASVEADPARLAAVEDRRAALGSLTRRFGGTVDDVLAWSADASQRLLELDGTGDRIGALQAETDQLTGDVERLGGRITAARTAAGERLGAAVTAELVDLAMPHAVVSVAVTAADRPGPHGYDEVELLLQPHPGAPARPLARGASGGELSRVMLAVEVVFAGADPVPTFVFDEVDAGVGGKAAVEVGRRLARLARTAQVLVVTHLPQVAAFADRHLVVEKSSDGAVVRSGVVALDDAGRAAELTRMLAGLEGSESGRVHAQELLQAAATAKKERGAARKR
- a CDS encoding NAD kinase, giving the protein MTAERSVLLVTHTGRENAVLAAQLAGTKLLAAGLAVRLPSTDARDLPLDGATVVPAGPGAAEGCELVVVLGGDGTLLRGAELARGSGAALLGVNLGHVGFLAEAEEEDLTAVVDRLVAREYTVEERMTLDAIVLRDGVEIASNWAVNDASVEKISRERMIEVVVEVDGRPLSRWGCDGVVCATPTGSTAYAFSAGGPVVWPQVEALLLVPLSAHALFSKAIVVAPTSVLAVELGASQGNEAVLWCDGRRMVELSVGDRLEVRRGALPLKLARLHQLPFTDRLVRKFDLPVEGWRGRRSRP